The following proteins are encoded in a genomic region of Toxotes jaculatrix isolate fToxJac2 chromosome 3, fToxJac2.pri, whole genome shotgun sequence:
- the atad3 gene encoding ATPase family AAA domain containing 3, with product MSWLFGLNKGQPEAPPGLPAQPPPPPPPPAGGSSGGGDKPKDKWSNFDPTGLERAAQAAKELDKSRHAKEALELARMQEQTTQMEHQSKMKEYEAAVEQLKGDQIRVQAEERRKTLNEETKQHQARAQYQDKLARQRYEDQLRQQQALNEENLRKQEESVQKQEAMRKATIEHEMELRHKNELLRIEAESKARARVERENADIIREQIRLKAAEHRQTVLESIKTAGAVFGEGFRAFVSDWDKVTATVAGLTLLAVGVYSARNATAVAGRYIEARLGKPSLVRETSRFTVGEAIKHPVKTTKRLRSKPQDALEGVVLSPSLEERVRDIAIATRNTRQNNGLYRNILMYGPPGTGKTLFAKKLAVHSGMDYAIMTGGDVAPMGRDGVTAMHKVFDWANTSRRGLLLFVDEADAFLRKRSTEKISEDLRATLNAFLYRTGEQSNKFMLVLASNQPEQFDWAINDRIDEIVNFALPGPEERERLVRLYFDRYVLEPATGGRQRMKLAQFDYGKKCSEIAKRTEGMSGREISKLGVAWQAAAYSSEDGVLTEAMIDARVDDAVKQHLQKMDWLHGEEEAQTKTLTPPPPGATAIGGKMGFTLPLKETPQAQEVIAPVLEINTKQEGDSVPPPADISHSAEGRSSIPAGQDCEGAVKAEATTAQPTTSIDSEGKVEKEDKTGSSPPKDGTPV from the exons ATGTCGTGGCTTTTCGGCCTGAACAAGGGACAGCCCGAAGCGCCTCCTGGCCTCCCGGCTCAGCCTccaccgccgccgccgccgccggcCGGAGGCTCCAGTGGCGGTGGAGATAAACCCAAGGACAAATGGAGCAACTTCGATCCCACCGGGCTGGAGCGTGCTGCTCAGGCGGCCAAGGAGCTCGACAAGTCTC GACATGCCAAAGAAGCTCTGGAGTTGGCTCGCATGCAGGAGCAGACCACCCAGATGGAGCACCAGAGCAAAATGAAG GAGTACGAAGCAGCAGTCGAGCAGCTCAAAGGCGACCAGATACGAGTCCaagctgaggagaggaggaaaactcTGAATGAGGAGACCAAACAGCATCAAGCG AGAGCTCAGTACCAAGATAAGCTGGCCAGACAGCGATATGAGGACCAACTAAGGCAACAA caagCCCTGAATGAGGAGAACCTCCGCAAACAGGAGGAGTCTGTACAAAAACAGGAGGCCATGAGGAAAG caACGATAGAGCACGAGATGGAACTGAGGCACAAGAATGAGCTTCTGCGTATAGAGGCCGAATCTAAAGCGCGAGCCCGcgtggagagagagaatgctGATATAATCCGCGAGCAGATCCGTCTGAAGGCTgcagaacacagacagactgtccTGGAGTCCATAAA AACCGCAGGTGCTGTGTTTGGGGAAGGATTCAGGGCCTTTGTGTCAGACTGGGACAAAGTCACAGCCACG GTGGCAGGACTGACCCTTTTAGCTGTTGGAGTTTATTCAGCCCGAAATGCAACTGCAGTGGCAGGACGTTATATCGAGGCGAGGCTTGGGAAGCCGTCGCTGGTGCGAGAGACATCCCGATTCACTGTGGGAGAGGCAATCAAGCATCCAGTCAAG ACGACTAAACGGCTGAGGAGCAAACCTCAGGATGCACTTGAGGGGGTTGTGCTCAGT CCTTCCCTGGAAGAGCGTGTGCGTGACATTGCCATTGCAACAAGAAACACTAGGCAGAATAACGGCCTCTACAGGAACATCCTCATGTATGGCCCACCAGGAACTGGCAAAACTCTGTTTGCTAAG AAGCTGGCAGTGCATTCTGGGATGGACTATGCAATTATGACCGGTGGAGATGTAGCACCCATGGGTCGTGACGGTGTGACCGCCATGCATAAAGTTTTTGACTGGGCCAACACAAGTCGACGCGG GCTGCTGCTTTTCGTTGATGAAGCTGATGCCTTCCTTCGCAAGAGGTCCACT GAGAAGATCAGTGAAGACCTCAGAGCTACTTTGAATGCTTTCTTATATCGCACCGGAGAACAGAGCAACAA gttCATGCTGGTATTGGCCAGTAATCAACCAGAGCAGTTTGACTGGGCCATAAACGACCGTATAGATGAAATAGTGAATTTTGCTCTGCCGGGTCccgaagagagggagaggctggtGCGGTTGTACTTTGACAGATATGTGCTGGAGCCCGCCACTGGAGGGAGGCA gagGATGAAGCTGGCACAGTTTGACTATGGTAAAAAGTGCTCTGAGATAGCGAAGAGGACAGAGGGCATGTCAGGAAGAGAGATCTCCAAGCTGGGTGTGGCCTGGCAG GCGGCAGCATATTCCTCTGAAGATGGTGTCCTGACAGAGGCTATGATTGATGCTCGGGTTGACGACGCTGTCAAGCAACACCTTCAAAAGATGGACTGGCTGCATGGAGAAGAGGAAGCTCAGACCAAGACCCTTACACCTCCCCCACCTGGGGCGACTGCCATTGGAGGCAAAATGGGCTTCACTCTGCCCCTCAAGGAGACACCTCAGGCTCAGGAGGTGATCGCTCCAGTCCTCgagataaacacaaaacaagaaggtGACAGTGTACCACCTCCTGCAGACATCAGCCATTCAGCAGAGGGCAGGAGTTCCATCCCAGCTGGACAGGACTGTGAAGGTGCTGTCAAAGCAGAAGCTACGACAGCCCAGCCTACTACCTCCATCGACAGTGAGGGCAAGGTGGAAAAGGAAGACAAGACTGGATCCTCTCCTCCAAAAGATGGAACTCCAGTTTGA
- the ssu72 gene encoding RNA polymerase II subunit A C-terminal domain phosphatase SSU72, with translation MPSHPLRVAVVCSSNQNRSMEAHNILSKRGFDVRSFGTGSHVKLPGPAPDKPNVYDFKTTYEQMYNDLVRKDKELYTQNGILHMLDRNKRIKSKPERFQNCKEKFDLVITCEERVYDQVLEDLNSREQETLQPVHVINVDIQDNHEEATLGAFLICELCQCIQHTDDMENEIDELLQEFEEKSNRPFLHTVCFY, from the exons ATGCCGAGCCACCCGCTGCGTGTAGCGGTTGTGTGCTCGAGCAACCAGAACCGCAGTATGGAAGCGCACAATATCCTCAG CAAACGTGGATTTGATGTGCGTTCATTTGGGACAGGGTCTCATGTGAAGCTACCCGGTCCTGCCCCGGATAAGCCAAATGTGTATGACTTCAAAACAACATATGAACAGATGTACAACGACTTGGTCCGCAAGGACAAGGAACT ATACACACAGAACGGCATCCTGCACATGCTGGACCGCAACAAGCGCATCAAATCAAAGCCTGAGCGCTTTCAAAACTGCAAGGAGAAGTTTGACCTGGTCATCACCTGTGAGGAGAGAGTGTATGATCAAGTCCTGGAGG ATCTGAACTCAAGAGAGCAGGAGACTTTGCAGCCTGTACACGTCATCAATGTAGACATTCAGGATAACCACGAGGAGGCCACGCTGGGCGCCTTCCTTATCTGTGAGCTGTGTCAATGT ATCCAGCACACCGACGACATGGAGAATGAAATCGATGAGCTCCTTCAAGAGTTTGAGGAGAAAAGCAACAGGCCTTTTCTTCACACTGTCTGCTTCTACTGA
- the mrpl20 gene encoding 39S ribosomal protein L20, mitochondrial has translation MVFLTLSCWIRSRGPDRYWKVQEVLKHARHFRGRRNRCYTLAVRAVRRAFVYATNARRLKKRNMRTLWITRIAAASREHGMKYPVLMHNLTKTSVQLNRRVITDLAVTEPRSFLSLAKLARARQQEGFRAALGDGKEPPGVFSRIVSLQ, from the exons ATGGTGTTCCTGACGTTGTCTTGCTGGATCAGAAGCCGGGGACCCGACCGATACTGGAAAGTGCAAGAAGTTCTCAAGCATGCGCGG CACTTCAGAGGCAGACGGAACCGCTGCTACACTCTGGCTGTGCGGGCGGTACGCAGGGCTTTCGTCTACGCCACCAATGCACGGAGGCTCAAGAAACGTAACATGAGAACG CTCTGGATTACACGCATTGCAGCAGCATCACGGGAGCACGGCATGAAGTATCCTGTCCTGATGCACAACCTTACAAAG ACCAGCGTTCAGCTGAACCGACGTGTTATCACTGACCTCGCTGTCACAGAACCTCGGTCATTCCTCTCACTTGCTAAGCTGGCACGGGCTCGGCAACAAGAGGGCTTCCGTGCAGCGCTGGGTGATGGCAAAGAGCCGCCTGGTGTCTTCTCCCGCATTGTTTCACTACAATAA
- the sdhb gene encoding succinate dehydrogenase [ubiquinone] iron-sulfur subunit, mitochondrial, with product MCAVAKPGDVCERNTRSYESSDAATVDAGIAGGGGQRSSKMSVAAFTSLSRCGVLAFRSPTGLVAVRCAQTAAAPAAQPRVKKFQVYRWDPDTPGDKPRMQTYEIDLNTCGPMVLDALIKIKNEIDSTLTFRRSCREGICGSCAMNINGGNTLACLNKIDTNISKPTKIYPLPHMYVVKDLVPDMSNFYAQYKSIEPYLKKKDESKEGKEQYLQSVADRQKLDGLYECILCACCSTSCPSYWWNGDKYLGPAVLMQAYRWMIDSRDEFTEERLSKLQDPFSLYRCHTIMNCTKTCPKGLNPGKAIAEIKKMMATYKEKKAAAV from the exons ATGTGTGCGGTTGCGAAGCCGGGAGACGTGTGTGAACGAAACACGCGCTCCTATGAGAGCAGTGACGCAGCCACGGTGGATGCTGGGATAGCAGGCGGTGGAGGTCAGAGAAGCTCCAAAATGTCGGTCGCTGCTTTCACGTCCTTGAGCCGCTGTGGTGTTTTGGCATTCCGCTCCCCCACGGGACTGGTG GCGGTGCGGTGTGCCCAAACGgcagcagctcctgcagctcagcCCAGAGTGAAGAAGTTCCAAGTGTACAGATGGGACCCAGACACTCCAGGAGACAAACCCCGCATGCAGACCTACGAGATTGACCTCAACAC TTGTGGCCCAATGGTTCTTGATGCCCTGATCAAGATCAAAAATGAGATTGACTCCACTCTGACCTTCCGCCGCTCCTGCAGAGAAG GTATTTGTGGATCCTGTGCGATGAACATTAATGGAGGAAACACACTTGCTTGTCTCAACAAGATTGACACCAACATTAGCAAGCCAACTAAGATTTACCCCCTGCCACATATGTATGTGGTCAAGGACTTGGTACCT GACATGAGCAACTTCTATGCTCAGTACAAGTCTATTGAACCCTACCTGAAGAAGAAGGATGAGTCAAAAGAGGGGAAAGAGCAGTACCTGCAGTCTGTAGCGGACCGACAGAAACTG GACGGGCTGTATGAATGTATCCTCTGCGCCTGCTGTAGTACGAGCTGCCCAAGTTACTGGTGGAATGGAGACAAATACCTCGGACCTGCTGTGCtgatgcag GCGTATCGTTGGATGATTGACTCACGAGACGAGTTCACAGAGGAGCGTCTGTCCAAGCTGCAGGATCCTTTCTCCCTCTACCGCTGCCACACTATCATGAATTGCACCAAGACCTGCCCCAAG gGACTGAACCCAGGAAAAGCGATAGCTGAGATCAAGAAGATGATGGCCACATACAAGGAAAAGAAGGCCGCCGCTGTCTGA